One Helianthus annuus cultivar XRQ/B chromosome 12, HanXRQr2.0-SUNRISE, whole genome shotgun sequence genomic region harbors:
- the LOC110894738 gene encoding ubiquinone biosynthesis O-methyltransferase, mitochondrial isoform X1, producing MPSSDHLFCLHSVAMFSRMFARTSFKHAVVEGFQPLIHHRRYATAASLNQTEVAKFAAMADSWWDMEGPFKPLHAMNPARLTFIRSTLCRHFGKDPFSARPFEGLKFVDVGCGGGILSEPLARMGASVTGIDVVEKNITIARLHADLDPVASSIEYRCTTAENLVEEQIKFDAVIALEVIEHVSAPAEFCKSLSALTVSNGATVISTVNRSMRAYASTIVAAEYILQWLPKGTHQWSSFITPEELVLTLQRASISVEEMAGFDFDPLTGQWSITDDIGVQYIAFGIRNG from the exons ATGCCATCTTCAGACCATTTATTTTGTCTACATTCAG TAGCTATGTTTAGCAGGATGTTTGCAAGAACTAGTTTCAAACATGCAGTTGTTGAAGGTTTCCAGCCCCTTATTCACCATAGGCGTTATGCAACTGCCGCTTCTTTGAACCAAACTGAAGTAGCCAAATTTGCAGCTATGGCTGATAGTTG GTGGGATATGGAAGGGCCTTTTAAGCCATTACATGCCATGAATCCTGCAAGGCTAACTTTTATTCGGTCGACTCTTTGCAGACATTTTGG CAAGGATCCATTTTCTGCAAGACCATTTGAAGGACTAAAATTTGTAGATGTTGGTTGTGGAGGAGGTATTTTATCTGAG CCTTTGGCTCGCATGGGAGCTTCAGTGACAGGAATTGATGTCGTGGAGAAGAATATCACAATTGCACGTCTTCATGCG gatttggATCCGGTAGCTTCCTCTATTGAATATCGTTGCACAACTGCTG AAAATTTGGTCGAAGAGCAGATAAAGTTTGATGCGGTTATTGCTTTAGAG GTAATCGAACATGTATCAGCCCCTGCTGAGTTTTGCAAATCCTTGTCAGCATTAACCGTATCCAATGGAGCTACTGTCATCTCGACAGTAAACCGTTCTATGAGAGCATACGCATCTACAATTGTTGCAGCAGAGTACATCCTGCAATGG CTTCCCAAGGGCACGCATCAATGGTCGAGCTTTATAACTCCTGAAGAACTAGTATTGACACTGCAGCGCGCTTCGATCTCT GTTGAAGAGATGGCTGGCTTTGATTTCGACCCATTGACCGGTCAATGGTCTATTACTGATGATATTGGTGTGCAATACATCGCATTCGGCATTAGAAACGGCTAA
- the LOC110894738 gene encoding ubiquinone biosynthesis O-methyltransferase, mitochondrial isoform X2: protein MFSRMFARTSFKHAVVEGFQPLIHHRRYATAASLNQTEVAKFAAMADSWWDMEGPFKPLHAMNPARLTFIRSTLCRHFGKDPFSARPFEGLKFVDVGCGGGILSEPLARMGASVTGIDVVEKNITIARLHADLDPVASSIEYRCTTAENLVEEQIKFDAVIALEVIEHVSAPAEFCKSLSALTVSNGATVISTVNRSMRAYASTIVAAEYILQWLPKGTHQWSSFITPEELVLTLQRASISVEEMAGFDFDPLTGQWSITDDIGVQYIAFGIRNG from the exons ATGTTTAGCAGGATGTTTGCAAGAACTAGTTTCAAACATGCAGTTGTTGAAGGTTTCCAGCCCCTTATTCACCATAGGCGTTATGCAACTGCCGCTTCTTTGAACCAAACTGAAGTAGCCAAATTTGCAGCTATGGCTGATAGTTG GTGGGATATGGAAGGGCCTTTTAAGCCATTACATGCCATGAATCCTGCAAGGCTAACTTTTATTCGGTCGACTCTTTGCAGACATTTTGG CAAGGATCCATTTTCTGCAAGACCATTTGAAGGACTAAAATTTGTAGATGTTGGTTGTGGAGGAGGTATTTTATCTGAG CCTTTGGCTCGCATGGGAGCTTCAGTGACAGGAATTGATGTCGTGGAGAAGAATATCACAATTGCACGTCTTCATGCG gatttggATCCGGTAGCTTCCTCTATTGAATATCGTTGCACAACTGCTG AAAATTTGGTCGAAGAGCAGATAAAGTTTGATGCGGTTATTGCTTTAGAG GTAATCGAACATGTATCAGCCCCTGCTGAGTTTTGCAAATCCTTGTCAGCATTAACCGTATCCAATGGAGCTACTGTCATCTCGACAGTAAACCGTTCTATGAGAGCATACGCATCTACAATTGTTGCAGCAGAGTACATCCTGCAATGG CTTCCCAAGGGCACGCATCAATGGTCGAGCTTTATAACTCCTGAAGAACTAGTATTGACACTGCAGCGCGCTTCGATCTCT GTTGAAGAGATGGCTGGCTTTGATTTCGACCCATTGACCGGTCAATGGTCTATTACTGATGATATTGGTGTGCAATACATCGCATTCGGCATTAGAAACGGCTAA